A genomic region of Candidatus Kapaibacterium sp. contains the following coding sequences:
- a CDS encoding trypsin-like peptidase domain-containing protein, with translation MTYRTIFIATLIIAFLISCEAQSNNESNAKKNELALNENRVEKLSTTNNDISNSRRNAITDAIAKCSPAIVGINVTEVRQVVYRHPFLDDPMFRRFFGNSGSRVQEYEVQGLGSGFIISPDGYILSNHHVAGNASKIIVTMTDGTKHEAEIIGSDMVTDVALLKIKGNNLPYLKLGTSSDVIIGEWVIAFGNPFGLFDRNAKPTVTVGVVSNNNINILHQDSPYNRVYRGMIQTDAAISSGNSGGPLVNSLGEVIAMNTIIYSTSQNRQGAGSIGIGFSIPIDRVKKIVELLKSKSQIDRDYYTGIEPRELDEQLARYIGSNLQEGVVVFGMLNNSPAEKSGIKLGDVISEINGYKILRLEDYLIATGDAVTGQNLNFKVLRDGKEQSVNLKLEQRPRR, from the coding sequence ATGACATACAGAACAATATTCATCGCAACATTAATAATTGCCTTTCTAATATCGTGCGAAGCACAGAGTAATAACGAATCCAACGCAAAGAAAAATGAATTGGCGCTCAATGAAAATAGGGTAGAAAAATTATCAACAACTAATAATGACATTAGCAATTCGCGTCGAAATGCTATTACTGATGCAATTGCTAAATGCAGCCCTGCAATTGTGGGTATAAACGTTACCGAAGTCCGTCAGGTGGTCTATAGGCATCCTTTCTTAGATGACCCGATGTTCAGACGCTTTTTCGGAAATAGTGGCAGCCGAGTCCAAGAATATGAAGTCCAGGGCTTAGGTTCAGGATTCATCATTTCGCCCGACGGCTATATTTTATCAAATCACCACGTAGCCGGAAATGCCTCAAAAATCATCGTTACAATGACTGACGGCACAAAGCACGAAGCCGAAATAATCGGCTCGGACATGGTGACTGATGTTGCATTGCTCAAAATAAAAGGAAATAATTTACCGTATTTGAAATTGGGCACTTCGAGCGATGTCATAATTGGAGAATGGGTAATTGCATTTGGCAATCCATTCGGACTATTCGACCGGAATGCAAAACCCACAGTAACTGTTGGGGTAGTTTCAAATAATAATATTAATATTTTACACCAAGATTCACCATACAACCGTGTTTATAGAGGTATGATTCAAACAGATGCTGCTATTAGTTCAGGAAATTCCGGCGGACCATTAGTAAACTCGCTGGGCGAAGTTATTGCCATGAATACAATAATTTATTCGACCTCGCAAAACAGGCAAGGCGCCGGAAGTATTGGCATAGGATTTTCTATTCCAATAGATAGAGTTAAGAAAATTGTCGAATTATTGAAGAGTAAGAGCCAGATTGACAGAGACTATTACACAGGAATTGAACCTCGCGAATTGGACGAACAGTTAGCAAGATACATTGGCTCGAATTTGCAAGAAGGCGTTGTTGTATTTGGGATGTTGAATAATTCACCGGCGGAAAAATCGGGTATAAAACTTGGGGACGTGATTTCTGAGATTAACGGATATAAAATACTCCGTCTCGAAGATTATTTGATAGCTACAGGCGATGCAGTTACAGGACAGAATCTGAATTTCAAGGTATTAAGGGACGGAAAAGAACAATCTGTTAATTTAAAATTAGAACAAAGACCTCGAAGGTAA
- the lptB gene encoding LPS export ABC transporter ATP-binding protein codes for METQHSELSAENLVKRYKKRVVVNNVSINIKQGEVVGLLGPNGAGKTTTFYMIVGMIKPNSGIVKLDGNDITGKPMYRRSRLGLSYLPQEPSVFRKMSVENNIRAILQMQRFTASQRKEKLERLINEFGIQHIRKSTGYMLSGGERRRCEIARTLASEPKFVLLDEPFAGIDPIAVEDIMKMVSKLKEQNIGVLITDHNVHETLSITDRAYILIDGTIYISGTAAEIADNEEVRKRYLGETFKLERYKV; via the coding sequence TTGGAAACTCAACATAGCGAATTGTCAGCCGAGAATTTAGTAAAACGCTACAAAAAACGCGTAGTAGTAAACAACGTGTCAATCAACATCAAACAAGGTGAAGTGGTAGGATTGCTGGGACCCAACGGAGCAGGAAAAACTACAACATTTTACATGATTGTGGGTATGATTAAACCAAATAGCGGCATAGTCAAGTTAGATGGGAATGATATAACAGGCAAACCGATGTATAGGCGGTCTCGCTTGGGATTGAGCTATCTGCCGCAAGAGCCCTCAGTATTTAGGAAAATGTCCGTCGAGAATAATATTCGGGCTATTTTGCAGATGCAAAGATTCACCGCAAGCCAACGAAAAGAAAAACTCGAACGATTAATAAATGAATTCGGCATTCAACACATCCGCAAATCGACAGGTTATATGCTATCAGGCGGAGAAAGACGCCGTTGCGAAATAGCACGCACTTTAGCATCAGAACCGAAATTCGTGCTTTTAGACGAACCTTTTGCCGGAATCGACCCGATAGCAGTCGAGGACATCATGAAAATGGTTTCAAAACTCAAGGAGCAAAATATTGGAGTTTTGATTACAGACCATAATGTTCATGAAACTTTATCTATAACAGACCGTGCTTATATATTGATTGACGGTACAATTTATATTTCCGGAACAGCCGCTGAAATAGCCGATAATGAGGAAGTACGCAAAAGATATTTAGGCGAAACTTTCAAGTTGGAACGATATAAAGTATAG
- a CDS encoding PAS domain-containing sensor histidine kinase, translated as MINVQNDIKTLIGTIERLKSENRYLKKIIADEIGSKLTEHKSDIQNVLEQKLESDFFFRSIFDHTPAGIVIFDVENMIILDVNNAFCKLLGYTQEEFLKLHLSDLSEKEVYEAEVELVREFSEQGINTHRFEKPYLHKDGHFVWCDLTITKVKFTEYNMEFVIGIAVDISQHIASEKEREITLAKLAESEDRYKLLVENIPDATWILDRNGKTYYVSPNIYNITGFTPDEIIANSKAIWFDRIHPEDKDRIDDEFDALFDTNKPYIVEYRWLHPNGNYIWISERSVKHTLFNGTRVAIGSYSDITARKEMEHKQEETQQLLKELNADKDTFFNIIAHDLRSPLTGIMMMLKDLADNFDAIPTNQIKEYTINLKEASSALFNLLENLLQWSMSQTKKLVPRPRYFQISEVVESSFRLNMENAQRKHINLNHICECDFIIYADIEMIKTILRNLLSNAIKFTPTNGKVTLNCESHEDHVIVSVNDTGIGMDKATLENLFKIANSGARLGTEGEKGTGLGLLLSKEFAYMNGGDIIVESTPDVGSTFMLILPVVENKYC; from the coding sequence ATGATAAATGTCCAAAACGACATAAAAACATTAATTGGTACCATCGAAAGACTAAAGTCTGAGAATAGATATCTGAAAAAAATTATCGCTGATGAAATTGGGTCGAAATTGACCGAACATAAATCAGACATACAAAATGTGCTCGAGCAAAAACTCGAGAGCGATTTCTTTTTCCGTAGTATATTCGACCATACTCCCGCAGGCATAGTGATTTTTGATGTCGAAAACATGATTATACTTGACGTAAACAATGCCTTTTGTAAGCTTTTGGGCTATACTCAAGAAGAATTCCTCAAATTACATTTGTCTGATTTATCGGAAAAAGAAGTTTATGAAGCTGAAGTCGAATTAGTGCGAGAATTCAGTGAACAAGGTATCAATACTCATAGATTTGAAAAACCTTATTTGCATAAAGACGGACACTTCGTTTGGTGCGATTTGACTATAACTAAAGTGAAATTCACCGAGTACAATATGGAATTTGTCATTGGAATTGCTGTTGATATCAGCCAACATATTGCCTCTGAAAAAGAGCGCGAAATAACACTCGCCAAATTGGCTGAGAGTGAAGATCGATATAAGCTACTTGTCGAAAATATTCCCGATGCTACATGGATTTTGGATAGAAACGGAAAAACCTATTATGTAAGCCCGAATATATATAACATTACAGGTTTTACGCCTGATGAAATTATTGCAAACAGTAAAGCTATTTGGTTTGATAGAATTCATCCTGAGGATAAGGATAGAATTGACGATGAATTTGATGCGCTATTTGATACTAACAAACCGTACATTGTAGAATATCGGTGGTTGCATCCAAACGGAAACTATATTTGGATTAGTGAACGTTCGGTCAAGCACACTTTATTCAATGGTACTCGAGTCGCGATAGGAAGCTATTCCGACATTACGGCACGCAAAGAAATGGAGCACAAGCAGGAAGAAACCCAGCAATTACTCAAAGAATTAAATGCCGACAAAGACACCTTCTTCAATATAATCGCACATGACCTCCGAAGCCCATTGACGGGAATTATGATGATGCTGAAAGATTTGGCAGACAATTTCGACGCAATACCCACAAATCAAATCAAAGAATATACAATCAATCTGAAAGAAGCATCATCGGCACTATTCAATTTGCTCGAAAATTTATTGCAATGGTCAATGTCTCAGACCAAAAAATTAGTGCCAAGACCCCGATACTTCCAAATTAGCGAAGTTGTTGAAAGCTCGTTTAGATTGAACATGGAGAATGCTCAACGCAAACATATTAACTTAAATCATATTTGCGAGTGCGATTTTATCATTTACGCAGATATTGAAATGATAAAAACAATTTTGAGGAATCTGCTGAGTAATGCTATAAAATTCACACCCACAAACGGCAAAGTCACATTAAATTGCGAAAGTCACGAGGACCATGTAATTGTTTCGGTCAACGATACCGGAATTGGAATGGACAAAGCAACATTGGAAAATTTATTCAAAATTGCAAATTCAGGAGCCAGATTGGGTACAGAAGGCGAAAAAGGTACCGGATTGGGATTATTATTGAGTAAAGAATTTGCCTATATGAATGGTGGAGACATAATAGTAGAAAGTACTCCCGATGTTGGAAGTACTTTCATGTTAATTTTGCCTGTAGTCGAAAATAAATATTGCTGA
- a CDS encoding ABC transporter substrate-binding protein — protein MKVYFVFLIILGSVLLSTCNKKDGKLYIGIVQISEDPALDQARLGVIKSLADAGYIDGENIKIDYKNAQSEIGNIVQILSAFEMANADMIITNSTPCMVAASQKIKNIPVVATVTFSPEQAGMTSSPSNLAGVYDPFKIVEFVDLVLSFMPNLQIVGLPYSISEPNAQFSANQLIQEFTRRNIKVIDLPVYNSNDIAQAIQTIVSKDAQVIIASADNMVYLGLPYISKIAGEKKIPVFVTDPIQVEKGAAIGYGVDYGYWGLESGKIAAEILSGKKTTDFGMKPIVKYAFYINKKTAQEQGLNISDSLLSKADRVF, from the coding sequence ATGAAAGTTTACTTTGTTTTTCTTATAATTTTGGGTTCCGTCTTATTATCAACGTGCAACAAAAAAGATGGCAAACTCTACATCGGCATAGTACAAATATCCGAAGACCCCGCATTAGACCAAGCCAGATTGGGAGTGATTAAATCGCTCGCAGATGCAGGATACATAGATGGCGAAAACATAAAAATTGACTACAAAAACGCTCAAAGCGAAATCGGCAATATCGTGCAAATACTGAGTGCATTCGAAATGGCAAATGCCGATATGATAATCACAAATTCGACTCCGTGCATGGTGGCAGCTTCACAAAAAATCAAAAACATACCTGTTGTGGCGACCGTAACATTCAGTCCGGAACAAGCCGGAATGACGTCCTCTCCCTCGAATTTAGCCGGTGTTTACGACCCCTTCAAGATAGTCGAATTCGTAGATTTGGTCTTGAGTTTCATGCCGAATCTGCAAATTGTGGGATTGCCGTACAGCATTTCCGAGCCAAACGCCCAATTTTCTGCAAATCAATTGATTCAGGAATTCACGCGACGAAATATAAAAGTGATTGACTTGCCGGTTTACAATTCTAACGACATCGCTCAAGCAATCCAGACCATAGTTTCAAAAGATGCACAAGTCATAATTGCATCGGCGGATAATATGGTTTATCTCGGCTTGCCCTATATTTCGAAGATTGCGGGCGAAAAGAAAATCCCTGTTTTCGTTACCGACCCAATACAAGTCGAAAAAGGCGCTGCAATCGGATATGGAGTTGATTACGGTTATTGGGGCTTGGAATCGGGCAAAATCGCGGCTGAAATCCTATCAGGCAAAAAGACAACAGATTTTGGGATGAAACCAATCGTAAAATATGCATTTTATATTAATAAAAAGACCGCTCAAGAGCAAGGTCTAAACATTTCTGACAGCCTTCTATCAAAAGCAGACCGAGTATTTTAG
- a CDS encoding nuclear transport factor 2 family protein, with translation MNYQDWSKDLFKAIDGRDAKSFASFLTEDVIFTMGNFPPVEGKVNVEQAVAGFFDSIKGLQHSDLSVFQDGNTVISKGKVTYTRHNDTQLTVGFCNVLGLVDDKVKDYEIFLDVSQLYA, from the coding sequence ATGAATTATCAAGATTGGTCTAAAGACTTGTTTAAAGCAATAGATGGCAGAGATGCCAAATCATTCGCATCATTTTTAACTGAAGATGTAATCTTTACTATGGGCAATTTCCCTCCTGTTGAAGGCAAAGTCAATGTCGAGCAAGCTGTAGCCGGCTTTTTCGATTCAATCAAAGGGCTCCAACATTCAGATTTGTCAGTTTTTCAAGACGGCAACACAGTAATCTCCAAAGGGAAAGTGACCTATACAAGGCACAACGACACGCAACTCACAGTAGGATTTTGCAACGTCTTGGGTTTGGTGGACGACAAAGTCAAAGATTACGAAATCTTCTTGGACGTTTCGCAACTTTACGCATAA